One Cryptomeria japonica chromosome 9, Sugi_1.0, whole genome shotgun sequence genomic window carries:
- the LOC131858610 gene encoding secreted RxLR effector protein 161-like: MEQNLKISSNDREAFEDQTKYRQLVGSLIYLTTTRPDITFTVGIMSRFMHKPCEGHWTTAQRVLKYLKGTQTLSIKYSKVSDFHLTGYSDSDFDGDKEHGVSTSGYLITLGSTTTTWRSKKQTVPIDSTTEVEYVAVAQATKEIVWLKKILEDLQEKQMTSMPLFIDKNYVIQLAIQYFMIEPSI; this comes from the coding sequence ATGGAGCAAAATTTGAAGATTTCTTCCAATGATAGAGAGGCTTTCGAAGATCAAACCAAGTATAGGCAGCTTGTTGGAAGTTTGATTTATCTCACCACTACTCGTCCTGACATTACATTTACAGTAGGAATTATGTCTAGGTTTATGCATAAACCATGTGAAGGGCATTGGACTACCGCACAACGAGTactaaaatatttaaaaggaacCCAGACTCTCAGCATCAAATATTCAAAGGTATCAGACTTTCATCTCACTGGCTATTCTGACTCAGATTTTGATGGTGACAAAGAACATGGGGTGTCTACTTCTGGTTATTTGATAACTCTTGGATCAACAACTACCACCTGGAGATCAAAGAAACAAACAGTTCCTATTGACTCTACtactgaagtagaatatgtagcagtAGCTCAAGCCACCAAAGAAATTGTGTGGCTAAAGAAAATTCTTGAGGACTTGCAGGAGAAACAGATGACTTCAATGCCTTTATTTATTGACAAAAATTATGTGATTCAATTGGCCATCCAATATTTCATGATCGAACCAAGCATATAA